A portion of the Edaphobacter lichenicola genome contains these proteins:
- a CDS encoding putative quinol monooxygenase, with product MDRFGILAILEAKPGKEQEVASFLKSARPLVLQEVGTSTWFAFQTGPTSFGIFDTFADEDGRDAHLTGEVAKALFANAEELFAEKPQINMADLLATK from the coding sequence ATGGATCGATTCGGCATTTTGGCAATCCTTGAGGCAAAGCCAGGCAAAGAGCAGGAAGTTGCCTCATTCTTGAAGTCCGCTCGGCCACTTGTTCTGCAAGAAGTCGGAACTTCGACTTGGTTTGCCTTCCAGACAGGTCCAACAAGCTTCGGTATCTTCGATACCTTCGCTGACGAGGATGGACGCGACGCTCACCTTACAGGCGAAGTTGCTAAAGCACTTTTCGCAAACGCAGAGGAACTCTTCGCCGAGAAACCACAGATCAACATGGCCGACCTCCTCGCAACAAAATAG
- a CDS encoding 6-pyruvoyl trahydropterin synthase family protein: MIFLTRKAEFSAAHFYWNEAWSPEENQRVFGKCANRNGHGHNYTLEVTVAGEIEPTSGFVVDLKELKEILEREVISIYDHRHLNLEVPEFKDRIPTTENIAIAIWQRLDGKIPHAKLHRVRIYELPDLFADYYGEL; the protein is encoded by the coding sequence ATGATCTTTCTCACCCGAAAAGCCGAGTTCTCCGCAGCTCACTTCTACTGGAACGAAGCGTGGTCGCCAGAAGAGAATCAGCGCGTCTTTGGTAAATGTGCAAATCGCAACGGCCACGGTCATAACTACACGCTGGAGGTCACCGTCGCGGGCGAGATAGAACCTACTTCAGGCTTCGTCGTCGATTTGAAGGAACTCAAAGAGATCTTGGAGCGCGAGGTCATCAGCATCTATGACCATCGACACTTGAACCTGGAAGTTCCAGAGTTCAAAGACAGAATTCCTACAACGGAAAACATTGCGATCGCGATCTGGCAACGGCTCGACGGCAAGATTCCTCATGCGAAGTTGCACCGTGTTCGAATTTATGAGTTGCCGGACCTGTTCGCGGACTACTATGGTGAGCTATGA
- a CDS encoding arylesterase: protein MDKRPVVVCFGDSLTAGYGTDLGQSYPDYLQKDLNAEGYNYRVVNEGISGNTTKDGVNRLDSILALKPAVVVVEFGGNDGLRGLRIDDSRTNMDKIVGTLKASGTKVVLAGITLPPDYGPDYIKQFNDTYAMLATKYRVPLLPFLLNGVFGVDGMMQADKTHATSKGNEVVARNVLPLLLPLLKK, encoded by the coding sequence ATGGATAAGAGGCCCGTGGTGGTCTGCTTTGGCGACAGTCTTACTGCAGGCTACGGAACCGACCTCGGCCAGAGCTACCCTGACTATCTACAAAAAGATCTGAACGCAGAGGGTTATAACTACCGCGTCGTAAACGAGGGCATCAGCGGTAATACCACCAAGGATGGCGTCAATCGTCTCGACAGCATTCTTGCGTTGAAGCCCGCGGTTGTCGTAGTTGAGTTTGGAGGGAATGACGGCCTGCGCGGTCTCCGAATTGACGACTCGCGCACCAACATGGACAAGATTGTCGGCACGTTGAAGGCAAGTGGAACGAAGGTAGTGCTTGCTGGAATTACGCTCCCCCCGGATTACGGCCCCGACTACATCAAGCAGTTCAATGATACCTATGCGATGCTTGCGACGAAGTATCGGGTACCGTTGCTCCCATTCTTATTGAATGGTGTCTTTGGCGTCGACGGAATGATGCAGGCTGACAAAACCCATGCAACAAGCAAAGGGAATGAAGTAGTCGCGCGAAACGTTCTCCCGCTTCTACTTCCACTTCTCAAGAAATGA
- a CDS encoding TetR/AcrR family transcriptional regulator yields MARTKEFDQEQALDAAMHLFWERGYEATSVQELVDATGVQRQSIYDTFGSKHEVFLQSLMRYQALEGHQLSELMKKHPKGGLPLIRAIFQSCASQTVCDARGCLAANSAAELGSSDEAVAERVRIGRDGLEEVFKRCLVQARDARELKNPSSVSALAQFLVNAFFGLRLMAKTRPTKAMIDNVVSVTLAALR; encoded by the coding sequence ATGGCGCGTACAAAGGAGTTCGATCAAGAACAGGCTCTGGATGCAGCCATGCACCTGTTCTGGGAGCGAGGGTACGAAGCGACGTCGGTTCAAGAACTTGTTGATGCTACGGGCGTTCAACGTCAAAGCATCTACGACACCTTTGGATCTAAGCATGAGGTGTTTCTGCAAAGCCTGATGCGGTATCAGGCTCTGGAGGGGCACCAGCTCAGCGAGCTCATGAAGAAGCATCCCAAAGGCGGCCTGCCGCTCATCCGGGCGATCTTTCAAAGTTGCGCTTCCCAGACGGTGTGTGATGCTCGCGGTTGCCTGGCTGCGAACAGCGCTGCGGAGCTGGGTAGTTCGGACGAGGCCGTCGCCGAGAGGGTGCGGATTGGGCGCGACGGACTGGAAGAGGTATTCAAGCGCTGCCTGGTGCAGGCGAGGGATGCTCGTGAGCTCAAGAATCCGTCCTCTGTTTCTGCGTTGGCGCAGTTCCTGGTCAATGCGTTTTTCGGTCTTCGCCTCATGGCGAAGACACGACCCACAAAAGCAATGATCGATAACGTGGTGTCCGTCACCTTGGCAGCCCTGCGCTAA
- a CDS encoding ABC transporter permease, which produces MATLSYRSAAKIAAREMHSSRGKFFFVILSVAIGVAALTGVRGFSASFRSSLLNRARSIMAADLSARMFQQPTSEEKKALDEIAAGGVEITPVTELLSMASSPETLDPLLVSLKAVDPAKYPFYGEVQLAPGGQLKTVLTANTVVVADDLLVRLNLKVGDELKIGTQLFRIASIVVDEPDRLSGNFAAGPRVLISREGLDASGLLAPGSHAGQRYLFRVPKPSNGAPISDKAVADLKLRLEKLLPEAQIIDYRETNPALAQGLDRATSLLSLMSLVALVLGAIGVAMAMRAHLQQRLDTIAIMKSLGARSGQIIKIYLLQTLMLGLAGGLLGVALGVGVQLSFPYLLAKLIHVDTELHVQFRTVITGLAAGILTTLLFTLPPLLDIRGVRPILILRRAVEDNDDPFVTAIWRKITKNLAQLGAALMILIGLAAIATTLSDSLVVGEVFSAGLVAVLIVLLVASVAVLAGLKLFLSKTRLHLSSAVRHGLANLYRPGNPSAALLAALGLGVMQIMTVYLVQQAVVSELHVSAAPTLPNVFLIDITNEEVAGIRKLLTSQQSVTAPPELLPVVSSRIVEIDGVPANEAKLKNFPKRMLRSINLTWANTAPPGTKTVEGNWWVADERRPVVAVEQRQAERLGVHVGSHITFAAQDTQFIATVVALTKSDGQHAYSRAEFILPQPALAGLPVVWYGGVHADPNHVDELQRALYNAYPTVTVINVAQALETVRAVVVQITYVIQFLAAFSIFAGVIILASSIAGTRYRRIREVVVLKTLGATRGRIATVFSIEFAVLGLVAGFVGVLFANIIARVLLTRLTVAYHFQWGWAVGALVGTAALTVATGWIASHRILGRKPLEVLREE; this is translated from the coding sequence ATGGCGACTCTCTCCTATCGCTCTGCTGCAAAGATCGCCGCCCGCGAGATGCATTCGTCTCGCGGCAAGTTTTTCTTTGTCATCCTCTCGGTTGCGATTGGCGTAGCTGCCTTAACCGGAGTGCGCGGCTTCTCAGCCTCATTCCGCAGTTCGCTACTGAACCGAGCACGCAGCATCATGGCGGCCGATCTCTCAGCGCGGATGTTTCAGCAACCTACCTCCGAAGAGAAGAAGGCGCTGGACGAGATTGCCGCTGGCGGAGTGGAGATTACGCCGGTCACGGAACTGCTCTCGATGGCCTCCTCGCCGGAGACCCTCGATCCACTGTTGGTCTCGCTCAAAGCGGTTGATCCAGCGAAGTATCCGTTTTACGGCGAGGTACAGCTGGCTCCCGGTGGTCAACTGAAGACCGTGCTCACCGCAAATACTGTGGTCGTCGCGGACGATCTTCTCGTTCGTCTCAATCTCAAGGTTGGCGACGAACTGAAGATCGGCACCCAGCTCTTTCGCATTGCCTCGATTGTGGTGGACGAGCCGGACAGACTGTCAGGTAACTTTGCAGCTGGCCCTCGTGTGCTGATCTCGCGCGAAGGGCTGGACGCCAGCGGCCTGCTGGCACCAGGAAGCCATGCCGGGCAGCGCTATCTCTTCCGAGTCCCCAAGCCAAGTAACGGGGCACCCATCTCGGACAAAGCTGTGGCTGATCTGAAGCTGCGCCTGGAAAAGCTCCTGCCAGAGGCACAAATTATTGATTACCGGGAGACAAACCCGGCTTTAGCCCAGGGGCTGGATCGGGCAACGAGCTTGTTGTCACTCATGAGTCTAGTGGCGCTGGTGCTTGGTGCCATTGGCGTGGCGATGGCCATGCGAGCCCACCTTCAGCAGCGTCTGGATACGATCGCGATCATGAAGTCGCTGGGAGCACGGTCCGGCCAGATTATAAAAATCTATCTTCTGCAGACGCTCATGCTGGGCTTGGCCGGAGGTCTACTCGGCGTCGCTCTTGGAGTTGGTGTGCAGCTTAGCTTTCCGTATCTCCTGGCGAAGCTCATCCATGTCGATACTGAACTTCATGTGCAGTTTCGAACTGTCATTACCGGACTTGCCGCAGGTATCCTGACGACTCTCCTCTTCACGCTGCCTCCGTTGCTCGACATACGCGGTGTGCGCCCCATTCTGATTCTTCGCAGAGCCGTTGAAGATAACGATGATCCGTTTGTGACCGCGATCTGGCGCAAGATCACAAAAAATCTGGCACAACTGGGAGCTGCCCTGATGATCCTCATCGGCCTCGCAGCGATTGCCACCACGCTGAGCGACTCTCTCGTTGTTGGTGAGGTCTTCTCGGCAGGCCTGGTCGCCGTACTTATAGTTTTGTTGGTTGCGTCTGTTGCCGTGCTCGCGGGGCTGAAGCTCTTCCTTTCAAAAACCCGACTTCATCTATCGTCCGCGGTTCGACATGGTCTCGCGAACCTCTACCGCCCAGGTAACCCTTCTGCCGCACTACTCGCTGCACTCGGGTTAGGTGTGATGCAGATCATGACTGTTTATCTTGTACAGCAGGCTGTCGTCTCGGAGCTTCATGTATCGGCGGCTCCCACTCTGCCGAACGTCTTCCTGATCGATATTACGAACGAGGAGGTCGCCGGGATCCGAAAGCTATTGACATCGCAGCAAAGTGTGACGGCACCCCCCGAATTGCTTCCTGTGGTTTCATCTCGCATCGTCGAGATCGATGGTGTACCGGCAAACGAGGCGAAGTTGAAGAACTTTCCGAAGCGAATGTTGCGTTCGATCAATCTCACCTGGGCGAACACTGCACCTCCCGGCACAAAAACGGTAGAAGGGAACTGGTGGGTCGCTGACGAAAGACGCCCGGTCGTAGCGGTGGAACAGCGGCAGGCTGAGCGGCTCGGAGTCCATGTTGGCTCGCACATCACCTTCGCCGCGCAGGACACCCAGTTCATTGCCACCGTCGTGGCGCTTACCAAATCCGATGGCCAGCATGCATACTCGCGGGCGGAGTTCATTCTGCCTCAACCTGCTCTCGCCGGCCTGCCTGTCGTCTGGTACGGTGGTGTTCATGCGGACCCGAATCATGTCGACGAACTGCAGCGTGCTCTTTATAACGCTTATCCGACAGTTACTGTGATCAACGTCGCTCAGGCACTCGAGACGGTACGTGCGGTTGTCGTTCAAATTACATATGTGATTCAGTTTCTCGCAGCGTTTTCCATCTTTGCCGGCGTTATTATTCTCGCAAGCTCGATCGCAGGAACGCGATACCGCCGAATCCGAGAGGTCGTCGTGCTGAAGACGCTGGGTGCGACGCGAGGGCGTATCGCCACTGTATTTTCCATCGAATTTGCGGTGCTGGGGCTAGTTGCTGGCTTTGTCGGCGTGCTCTTCGCAAACATCATTGCACGTGTACTGCTGACGCGTCTTACGGTCGCTTACCATTTCCAGTGGGGTTGGGCGGTGGGAGCTCTGGTGGGGACCGCCGCTCTGACGGTTGCTACGGGTTGGATCGCAAGTCACCGCATTCTGGGACGAAAGCCTCTTGAAGTTCTCCGAGAGGAATAA
- a CDS encoding SDR family oxidoreductase → MGKLDNKIAVITGGTTGIGLATAQLFIKEGAKVIVTGRNPETLEQAKKSLDSGADVIAADTSDLKAVEQLFTTIEERYKKIDALFVNAGIAKFAPMDQSSPEMFDEQFNVNVRGAYFTAKHAAPLIADGGAILFTASMVTSIAESNASVYSATKAALRSFGRSLASELAPKVRVNTISPGPIETPIFGKLGLPAEVIQGFAADMIQRNPLKRIGHVDDIAKAALFLLSHESSYVTGIELLVDGGMASL, encoded by the coding sequence TTGGGAAAGCTAGATAACAAAATTGCAGTCATTACGGGTGGCACTACCGGCATCGGCCTCGCCACAGCGCAGCTATTCATCAAAGAGGGCGCAAAGGTCATCGTCACCGGCCGTAACCCTGAAACGCTCGAACAGGCCAAGAAGAGTCTTGATTCCGGCGCAGATGTAATCGCAGCCGATACCAGCGACCTCAAGGCAGTCGAGCAGCTCTTCACGACCATCGAGGAGCGTTACAAGAAGATCGACGCGCTCTTCGTAAATGCCGGCATCGCGAAGTTCGCTCCTATGGACCAATCATCGCCTGAGATGTTCGACGAGCAGTTCAATGTCAACGTGCGCGGCGCGTACTTCACAGCCAAGCACGCAGCTCCGCTCATCGCGGACGGCGGCGCCATTCTGTTCACGGCATCGATGGTGACGAGCATCGCGGAATCCAATGCAAGTGTCTATTCCGCCACCAAAGCCGCGCTCCGGTCCTTCGGACGCAGCCTTGCGTCGGAGTTGGCTCCGAAGGTCCGCGTCAACACCATCAGCCCTGGCCCAATCGAAACCCCGATCTTCGGAAAACTCGGTTTGCCGGCAGAAGTGATTCAGGGTTTTGCCGCTGACATGATCCAGAGAAACCCCTTGAAGCGTATTGGACATGTGGACGACATCGCGAAGGCGGCACTGTTTCTTCTGTCTCACGAGTCTTCCTACGTGACCGGAATCGAATTGTTGGTAGACGGCGGCATGGCGAGCCTCTAG
- a CDS encoding 3-keto-disaccharide hydrolase has protein sequence MINRRNVLKGMGTLALGPTLLPLATLAQTAPLTLPPPGADGWVSLFNDRDLTGWYSMLQKSGKGVAEKKRIITVENEMLHIMGADVDDTEYEAGYLATHQEFENVRIRLEYKWGVKQFAPRTISKRDNGLLYGLVGEDKVWPRCVECQIEEGDVGDFFLVDGIRGVQSPHGAGLFGQGLSLTHGWPAPDSEAAKAAGKPSTEEPSTGRMIKDGNFEMLDGWNTVEVLWQGDRAAHIINGRCVNTITQLQQPDPANPGKFIPLTRGKIALEIEYAEIWFRRLEVKAIG, from the coding sequence ATGATCAATCGCCGAAACGTATTGAAGGGGATGGGTACGCTTGCGCTGGGTCCCACGCTGCTGCCACTTGCAACTCTTGCGCAGACTGCACCGCTGACGCTGCCTCCGCCGGGTGCCGATGGATGGGTCTCTCTCTTCAATGATCGCGACCTGACTGGCTGGTATTCCATGCTGCAGAAGAGCGGCAAGGGCGTGGCGGAGAAGAAGCGCATTATCACGGTGGAGAACGAGATGCTCCACATTATGGGCGCGGACGTGGACGACACCGAATACGAGGCGGGCTACCTGGCGACGCACCAGGAGTTTGAAAACGTGCGCATCCGCCTGGAGTACAAGTGGGGCGTCAAACAGTTTGCGCCGCGCACGATCAGCAAGCGTGACAATGGTCTGCTGTATGGGTTGGTCGGTGAAGACAAGGTTTGGCCGCGCTGCGTGGAGTGCCAGATTGAAGAAGGCGATGTGGGCGACTTCTTCCTGGTGGACGGTATTCGTGGCGTGCAGTCTCCGCATGGCGCGGGGCTGTTCGGTCAGGGATTAAGTCTGACCCACGGCTGGCCTGCACCCGATAGCGAAGCCGCCAAGGCGGCCGGCAAACCCAGCACGGAGGAGCCGAGCACGGGCCGCATGATCAAGGACGGAAACTTCGAGATGCTGGACGGCTGGAATACGGTCGAGGTGCTGTGGCAGGGCGACCGTGCCGCGCATATCATCAACGGCCGCTGCGTCAACACCATTACACAGCTACAGCAACCGGACCCGGCGAATCCCGGCAAATTCATCCCGCTGACGCGTGGCAAGATCGCTCTCGAGATTGAATACGCCGAGATTTGGTTCCGCAGGCTCGAGGTCAAGGCTATCGGCTGA
- a CDS encoding TlpA family protein disulfide reductase yields the protein MRRVWASLLLGTVLAAGCDRGSHPGNIDKPAPQFVMGDGTRTVDLSKLRGRVVVLNLWATWCAPCIEELPSLLALQKKMPELAVVAVSMDQDPDVYRRFLADHHVDVLTVRDEEQRVNALYGTVQIPETYIIDRQGVLRRKFIGAQDWTSSEITGYLAKM from the coding sequence GTGCGTAGAGTCTGGGCAAGTCTGTTGTTGGGAACAGTGTTGGCTGCGGGATGCGACCGGGGGAGCCACCCGGGGAACATCGACAAGCCAGCACCGCAGTTTGTGATGGGAGATGGCACCAGAACGGTGGATCTAAGCAAGCTGCGTGGGCGCGTCGTTGTGCTTAACCTTTGGGCTACGTGGTGCGCTCCCTGTATCGAGGAGTTGCCGAGCCTGCTTGCTCTTCAGAAGAAAATGCCCGAACTGGCGGTTGTGGCGGTGAGCATGGATCAGGATCCCGACGTCTACCGGCGTTTTCTTGCCGACCATCATGTGGACGTGCTGACCGTTCGCGATGAGGAGCAGCGAGTCAACGCGCTCTACGGAACGGTGCAGATTCCTGAGACCTACATCATCGACAGACAGGGAGTGCTACGCAGAAAGTTCATCGGTGCTCAGGATTGGACCAGCTCTGAGATAACTGGCTACCTTGCCAAGATGTAG
- a CDS encoding glycosyltransferase, which produces MNDTEPEQNLNSTEVSDLQVSVIIPARNEERSLSACLNSLLSQSEPGFALGQQWELIIVNDDSTDNTRAIAAQAAADHHGVILLDAPPLDLSSKGGFTGKSNACWTGAQAARGHHLLFTDADTIHETNDISRSLREAEKHKAALLSYSPRQIVTGFWQHAVMPLVFSELASVYPPKQVNDPTRRLAAANGQFILVERDAYFAVGGHRAVGKSVLEDVALAHNIKRAPRIICLRYAPEALATRMYWTTPEMIEGWTKNLALLFPKPVALALWRILDILLFFGLPLIAYSLYWLQPWQQSVILLIWVRTLWRFYSRVVRSNFPAFDVAISIVGIPLFVYLLLRSVIYHRVKHTVVWKGRNYNTSI; this is translated from the coding sequence GTGAACGATACGGAACCCGAGCAGAACCTAAATTCAACTGAAGTCTCTGACCTGCAGGTTTCGGTTATCATCCCAGCCCGCAACGAGGAGCGGTCGCTTTCCGCCTGTCTCAACTCGCTCCTGAGCCAATCTGAACCTGGATTTGCCCTCGGCCAGCAATGGGAGTTGATCATCGTCAACGACGACTCGACCGACAACACCCGCGCGATCGCAGCTCAGGCCGCTGCCGACCATCACGGCGTTATCCTCCTCGACGCTCCACCGCTGGACCTGAGCAGCAAAGGCGGATTCACAGGCAAGAGCAACGCCTGTTGGACAGGCGCACAAGCCGCCCGCGGACATCATCTCCTCTTCACCGACGCCGACACAATCCACGAGACCAACGACATCTCACGCTCCCTCCGAGAGGCCGAGAAGCACAAGGCAGCTCTGCTCTCCTACTCCCCAAGGCAGATCGTCACCGGCTTCTGGCAGCACGCCGTCATGCCCCTAGTCTTCTCGGAACTCGCCTCCGTCTACCCACCAAAGCAGGTCAACGACCCAACACGCCGCCTCGCCGCCGCCAACGGTCAGTTCATCCTGGTCGAACGCGATGCCTACTTTGCAGTCGGAGGACACCGTGCCGTCGGCAAGAGTGTCCTCGAAGACGTCGCGCTCGCACACAACATCAAGCGCGCGCCCCGTATCATCTGCCTACGATACGCGCCCGAAGCCCTTGCCACCCGGATGTACTGGACGACACCGGAGATGATCGAAGGCTGGACAAAAAATCTCGCCCTCCTATTCCCAAAGCCGGTCGCTCTAGCGCTTTGGCGAATTCTGGACATTCTGCTCTTCTTCGGTCTGCCTTTGATCGCATACAGCCTCTATTGGCTGCAACCATGGCAGCAAAGCGTTATCCTTTTGATTTGGGTTCGAACGCTATGGCGCTTTTACTCTCGCGTCGTGCGCTCGAACTTTCCCGCATTCGACGTGGCAATCTCCATCGTGGGCATTCCTCTTTTCGTCTACCTGCTCCTTCGCAGCGTTATCTACCATCGTGTCAAACATACCGTTGTCTGGAAGGGACGCAACTACAACACGAGTATCTAG
- a CDS encoding 6-carboxytetrahydropterin synthase, producing the protein MKAHLNRRYHFSASHRLHTEAYDAAENLTVFGKCNNPHGHGHNYTVQVTLSGQVDPATGMVCNLSELDAFAQTNLLARFDHTNLNTLDCFANIVSTTENLSIEIYRIFQGFSAAHLERVHVEETSNNSFDYAGEATLASGSI; encoded by the coding sequence ATGAAAGCGCATCTCAATCGCCGTTATCACTTCAGTGCTTCCCATCGTCTGCACACAGAGGCCTATGACGCTGCAGAGAATTTGACCGTGTTCGGCAAATGCAATAATCCCCACGGTCACGGCCATAACTACACCGTGCAGGTGACGCTGAGTGGTCAGGTAGATCCTGCAACAGGGATGGTCTGCAACCTTTCGGAGTTGGATGCGTTTGCACAAACAAATCTTCTAGCACGCTTCGATCATACAAATCTGAACACGCTGGACTGTTTTGCAAATATTGTCTCCACGACGGAGAATCTAAGTATCGAGATATACCGAATCTTCCAAGGCTTTTCCGCTGCCCATCTGGAGCGGGTTCATGTTGAAGAGACCAGCAACAACTCATTTGACTACGCCGGTGAAGCAACGCTGGCGTCAGGCTCAATTTAA
- the truB gene encoding tRNA pseudouridine(55) synthase TruB encodes MNGLLVLDKPSGITSHDVVAIVRRATGEKSIGHLGTLDPMATGVLPLLLGKYTRLAQFFGQADKHYTGHIRFGFATDSFDADGIPAAEARPLTQSLEELRVLSRRFRGELDQLPPIFSAKKINGVAAHKLARAGAEVAVKPARITIHNFELTSLDRDTVAFAMSVSAGGYVRSVAHELGQLAQCGAHLSSLRRTCAGAFTLEQSITIDQLKNSSIVDLEALLPHPRTLLTEMPSVTVDDQLAGRLRNGMQVNLPDFSQAPLIKVFTTPTDLLAIARRIAGTLMQPIVVLG; translated from the coding sequence ATGAATGGTCTTCTTGTTCTTGATAAACCCTCCGGCATCACCTCGCATGACGTAGTCGCCATTGTCCGCCGAGCCACCGGCGAAAAATCGATTGGGCATCTGGGAACGTTAGATCCCATGGCCACCGGTGTCCTGCCGCTCCTTCTCGGTAAATACACCCGGTTGGCTCAATTCTTTGGGCAGGCAGATAAACACTACACAGGTCATATTCGCTTTGGCTTTGCCACCGACAGCTTCGATGCCGACGGCATCCCCGCAGCTGAGGCACGACCTCTCACCCAATCGCTCGAAGAGTTGCGTGTACTTAGTCGCAGGTTCCGAGGAGAGTTGGACCAGCTACCTCCCATCTTCTCTGCAAAAAAGATAAACGGCGTTGCCGCTCATAAGCTTGCGCGGGCAGGAGCGGAAGTCGCAGTCAAGCCAGCCCGAATCACGATTCACAACTTTGAACTGACATCGCTCGATCGCGACACCGTGGCTTTTGCAATGTCTGTCTCTGCCGGTGGCTATGTTCGCTCGGTGGCCCACGAGTTGGGTCAATTGGCGCAGTGTGGCGCCCATCTCTCAAGCTTGCGTCGCACCTGCGCTGGCGCATTCACACTTGAGCAATCGATCACGATCGATCAGCTCAAGAACTCATCCATTGTCGATTTGGAAGCACTGCTGCCGCATCCACGGACGCTTTTGACTGAAATGCCGTCGGTTACCGTGGACGATCAATTGGCAGGGCGCTTGCGAAATGGAATGCAGGTGAACCTACCTGATTTTTCACAAGCTCCGTTGATCAAAGTATTTACGACTCCGACGGATCTTCTCGCAATAGCTCGACGCATAGCCGGGACTTTGATGCAACCGATCGTTGTTCTTGGCTAA
- the folE gene encoding GTP cyclohydrolase I FolE, with amino-acid sequence MPRNSATIEAPLLDSVSTQDLYRELLLRIGEDPMRDGLLRTPERMEKSMEFLTRGYTMDVTEVLHDALFDVDYDEMVIVKDIEFFSQCEHHLLPFFGKAHIAYVPNGKVIGLSKIPRLVDVFARRLQVQERLTRQIGDAITEAIHPQGVAVILEAQHLCMMMRGVEKQHSSTVTSAMLGVFKSQLQTRNEFLSLIRRQGSGV; translated from the coding sequence ATGCCACGTAACTCGGCCACCATCGAAGCACCCTTGCTGGATAGCGTTTCGACCCAGGATCTGTATCGCGAACTCCTACTGCGCATCGGCGAAGACCCTATGCGAGATGGTCTACTGCGCACCCCGGAGCGCATGGAGAAGTCCATGGAGTTTCTTACTCGTGGCTACACGATGGATGTGACCGAAGTACTCCACGACGCTCTCTTCGACGTCGACTACGACGAAATGGTCATCGTCAAAGATATCGAGTTCTTCTCGCAGTGCGAGCATCATCTGCTGCCGTTCTTTGGCAAAGCCCATATCGCTTACGTTCCGAATGGAAAGGTAATTGGGCTGAGCAAGATTCCACGTCTTGTGGATGTCTTTGCCAGGAGGCTGCAGGTTCAGGAACGATTGACCCGCCAGATTGGCGATGCTATCACCGAGGCGATCCACCCCCAGGGGGTGGCTGTCATCCTCGAAGCACAACATTTATGCATGATGATGCGCGGCGTCGAAAAACAACATTCATCCACAGTCACCTCGGCGATGCTTGGAGTGTTCAAGTCCCAACTGCAGACTAGGAATGAGTTCCTTTCGTTAATTCGCCGGCAGGGAAGTGGTGTATAG
- a CDS encoding ABC transporter ATP-binding protein, which yields MISVEGLRKSIRNGNRTVDILKGLDFTIPRGQFAAIMGSSGSGKSTLLGLMAGLDTPSEGNVFLNGTAISYLAEDKLAQVRGKTIGFVFQSYQLIPTLTALENVLLPHELNADAKESGLPRARELLSSVGLGDRMDHYPVQLSGGEQQRVALARAFILRPPIVLADEPTGNLDTTNGAHVLELLLNLNRAEGTTLVLVTHDPVLATYANRRITLRDGLIIRDEINPAPTEGSREATLADG from the coding sequence ATGATCTCTGTTGAAGGCCTTCGCAAGTCGATCCGTAACGGTAACCGCACAGTGGATATTCTGAAGGGCCTGGACTTTACCATCCCACGCGGACAGTTTGCTGCAATCATGGGGTCGAGCGGGAGCGGCAAGTCGACCTTACTTGGTTTGATGGCGGGACTCGATACCCCCAGCGAAGGAAACGTCTTCCTGAACGGGACCGCCATCAGTTATCTCGCGGAAGACAAGCTTGCGCAGGTGCGAGGCAAAACGATCGGCTTCGTCTTTCAGTCATATCAGCTAATTCCAACACTCACAGCGCTCGAGAACGTCCTGCTGCCGCATGAATTGAACGCTGACGCGAAGGAGAGCGGTCTCCCAAGGGCGCGGGAACTGCTATCCAGTGTGGGCCTCGGTGACCGCATGGATCATTATCCAGTACAGCTCTCCGGAGGCGAGCAACAGCGAGTGGCTCTGGCACGAGCATTCATTCTCAGGCCCCCCATTGTTCTTGCCGACGAGCCGACTGGAAACCTCGACACCACCAACGGAGCTCACGTGCTCGAGCTATTGCTGAATCTAAACCGCGCAGAAGGTACAACCCTAGTGCTGGTCACGCATGATCCCGTCTTGGCAACCTACGCGAACCGGCGAATTACTCTGCGCGATGGATTAATCATTCGAGACGAAATCAATCCAGCGCCGACCGAAGGTTCGCGTGAAGCTACATTGGCGGATGGCTGA